From one Cupriavidus sp. P-10 genomic stretch:
- a CDS encoding AAA family ATPase: protein MANNSLTMDQVHRLSDKDKIAYLDHVVLRHPRFERAARSLAAWLHPKNGMSTILLGGPPGVGKTSLVKHLQEESGGGTDMAFVAWPRAPHVLSVRHVVDQLAHAAGVVDGPGRTRRTRLAEQQRCIPRILVIDDVVGLPCSGAQQIALETLLAWNDGVGRKVLFVGNSNLDNVFAELASVWHRAAYVRLGAYGTPRREPVSPDAPSGGGSANAAYRNLLNGLRNHWPYVNRPDFSAKVDAFYSRTHGNMALTKQLYMALARKQASNGGKWDDGFLGD, encoded by the coding sequence ATGGCGAACAATTCCTTAACCATGGATCAAGTCCACCGGCTCTCGGATAAGGACAAGATCGCCTATCTCGATCACGTGGTGCTGAGACACCCCCGCTTTGAGCGGGCCGCGCGCAGCCTGGCGGCGTGGCTTCATCCCAAGAATGGGATGTCGACGATTCTGCTAGGGGGGCCGCCAGGGGTGGGGAAAACCTCGCTGGTCAAGCACCTTCAGGAGGAATCGGGTGGGGGGACGGACATGGCCTTTGTCGCATGGCCACGCGCGCCGCACGTGTTATCGGTGCGCCATGTCGTTGACCAGCTTGCTCATGCAGCGGGGGTGGTTGACGGGCCGGGCCGGACGCGGCGGACGAGACTGGCGGAGCAGCAACGCTGCATTCCCCGCATTCTGGTCATCGACGACGTCGTCGGGTTGCCTTGCTCCGGCGCGCAGCAAATCGCCCTGGAGACACTCCTCGCATGGAACGATGGCGTTGGGCGCAAAGTCCTTTTTGTCGGCAACAGCAATTTGGACAACGTGTTCGCCGAACTGGCGAGTGTTTGGCATCGCGCGGCCTATGTTCGCCTTGGTGCCTACGGGACGCCGCGGCGAGAGCCGGTGTCGCCGGACGCGCCCTCCGGAGGCGGCTCAGCGAACGCCGCATACCGAAATCTCCTGAATGGTCTGCGCAACCATTGGCCATATGTAAACAGGCCAGATTTCTCGGCAAAAGTGGATGCCTTCTATTCGCGTACCCACGGGAACATGGCGCTGACCAAGCAGCTCTATATGGCCTTGGCCCGCAAGCAAGCGTCAAACGGTGGGAAGTGGGATGACGGGTTCCTCGGCGATTGA
- a CDS encoding TniQ family protein, translating to MSGMLYVPKDHPELYEIQWKGVGTSQLESLQSVFRRLAFKHRVTPGVLFNSYIKPTLQASGLKATGTPIALASKTFSIGADSLVLKILAERLVELTGEIVAVTASLIRLSAVLGSAGLACRAQQFCFECFAADLAGFASLKDAIEADVLFGRVLWSFKAVKACPIHGKKLGVARCGAPGEHWAKGPHTVQLSGVCPRCGSIGMQCQRPKQDVATEKEVWAASQVGALLSFVSSGGEFSALSLRHGIRQCIERAGKWDRERKNETGMTFDTVRSWLAGRICPNLQGLLALAAHSHAELVGIVRGEVGSKVLSAPTFAYEPVRPRGSTRSAQEVLDAYRELGNGGRVVSGEMLSKRLGVSAAYLSEKHSSVWELCQGVRNFHRRTQAENRLEELERLVREAGRKAIADGYSPTHHRVKQYLVLPPRYGGMEAADMIRKCFYDHL from the coding sequence ATGTCCGGAATGCTCTACGTCCCGAAAGACCATCCCGAGCTCTACGAGATTCAATGGAAGGGTGTCGGAACCTCACAACTGGAATCCTTGCAGAGTGTCTTTCGGCGGCTCGCGTTTAAGCATCGCGTGACACCGGGAGTCTTGTTCAATTCCTATATCAAACCGACCTTGCAGGCGTCGGGCCTGAAAGCAACGGGTACGCCTATCGCCCTGGCATCGAAGACGTTTTCGATCGGGGCGGACAGTTTGGTATTGAAGATCTTAGCCGAACGCTTGGTAGAGCTCACGGGCGAAATCGTTGCAGTGACAGCTAGTCTGATTCGTCTATCTGCGGTGCTAGGCAGCGCAGGACTGGCATGCCGAGCACAGCAATTCTGCTTCGAGTGCTTTGCAGCCGACTTGGCTGGATTTGCCAGTCTGAAAGATGCTATCGAAGCGGATGTGCTTTTCGGACGTGTTCTGTGGTCCTTTAAGGCAGTGAAAGCTTGTCCTATCCATGGCAAGAAATTGGGCGTGGCAAGGTGTGGCGCACCGGGTGAACACTGGGCGAAAGGACCTCATACGGTACAGCTTAGTGGTGTCTGTCCGCGCTGCGGCTCTATTGGTATGCAATGCCAACGACCGAAGCAAGATGTCGCTACAGAGAAGGAGGTCTGGGCTGCGAGCCAGGTGGGAGCGTTGCTTTCGTTCGTTTCCAGCGGTGGCGAATTCTCTGCCTTAAGCCTCCGTCACGGCATTCGGCAATGTATTGAAAGAGCCGGTAAATGGGACAGAGAACGGAAAAACGAAACCGGTATGACCTTCGACACTGTCCGCTCTTGGTTGGCTGGGCGCATCTGCCCTAACCTCCAGGGGCTACTGGCGCTCGCAGCTCATAGTCATGCCGAGCTGGTAGGGATTGTCCGAGGCGAAGTGGGGAGTAAGGTTCTTTCTGCTCCAACGTTCGCCTATGAGCCTGTGCGCCCTAGGGGTTCAACTCGTAGTGCTCAAGAGGTGCTGGATGCTTATCGAGAGTTGGGAAATGGTGGCCGCGTCGTCTCGGGGGAAATGCTAAGCAAGCGTCTCGGTGTGTCTGCTGCATATCTTTCGGAGAAGCATTCCTCTGTATGGGAGCTCTGCCAAGGGGTAAGAAATTTCCATCGGCGGACACAGGCGGAAAACCGGTTGGAGGAACTCGAGAGATTGGTGCGGGAAGCGGGGCGCAAGGCTATCGCCGACGGCTACTCCCCAACTCACCATCGTGTCAAGCAGTACTTAGTGCTGCCTCCCCGTTATGGAGGCATGGAAGCAGCCGACATGATTCGAAAGTGCTTTTATGACCATCTATAG
- a CDS encoding phage integrase family protein, which translates to MASNPAIPHRPASAGTPPGKNPTTDGRRRRGAGQPVAATHHLGAHHFALYRGNLEAVDLAVLGDCYLDTGRDRRQVRLTLAMIEAELLRGVRRLQAAAAESDPTADADCPSKKLPTAEAWQRLFRKTGAGVPARVRARQLAALEALRPLLTRTPARTDPVAGWFSQPVATRLEAAGLATLAVLHGCVLARGVRWYRRVPRIGAMTAKRIVAWLQTESAALGALAPAALVPRRGLAAATRAALRPPAVMIAPLEALALPAERDGHIGHNRPGPGATPRTTAQTDLAAIQAWLATCGPEDGQTWRTYRCHSERFLLWAVFARGKALSDLTVEDCTAYLAFLADPQPADRWVGPRGVPRYSYGWRPLAGPLSPHSVRQSYTVLRGMFGWLVEAQYLRYNPFALVSKPRSARTRIQVARSFSKTQWAFLQRCAADLPADDPRSMRLQFLLRFAYSTGLRISELARATVGDLRHHDLQDDPRGSWELVFTGKGTVEREVHVSHTVIAALRRYLAQRGLSEDFGRLHPATPLIGRVKADGQAGALSVQQIHAILKRFFTEAAAALQEDDPASAARLAKASAHFLRHSFGMHAVAVGVGLDVVQSQLGHASLSTTSVYVRTEAERRAQELERPGIF; encoded by the coding sequence ATGGCTTCCAATCCTGCCATCCCGCACCGTCCGGCTTCGGCGGGGACCCCTCCGGGGAAAAACCCAACCACCGATGGCCGCCGCCGGCGCGGCGCCGGCCAGCCGGTCGCCGCAACGCACCACCTCGGCGCGCACCACTTCGCGCTTTATCGCGGCAACCTCGAAGCCGTCGACCTAGCCGTCCTGGGCGACTGCTATCTCGACACCGGCCGCGACCGGCGCCAGGTGCGCCTGACGCTGGCGATGATCGAGGCGGAGCTGCTGCGCGGCGTGCGCCGGCTGCAAGCCGCTGCTGCCGAGAGCGACCCGACCGCCGACGCCGACTGTCCATCAAAAAAGTTGCCCACGGCCGAAGCGTGGCAGCGGCTGTTCCGAAAGACGGGAGCCGGCGTGCCCGCGCGCGTGCGCGCCCGGCAACTGGCCGCGCTCGAAGCGCTGCGCCCGCTGCTGACGCGCACGCCGGCGCGAACCGATCCGGTCGCGGGCTGGTTCTCCCAGCCCGTGGCGACGCGGCTGGAGGCGGCGGGCCTCGCCACGCTCGCTGTCCTGCACGGATGCGTGCTCGCGCGCGGTGTGCGCTGGTACCGGCGCGTCCCGCGCATCGGGGCCATGACCGCGAAACGGATCGTGGCCTGGTTGCAAACGGAAAGCGCTGCGCTCGGCGCGCTCGCCCCCGCGGCGCTCGTGCCGCGCCGCGGCCTCGCGGCGGCGACGCGCGCCGCGCTACGCCCGCCCGCGGTCATGATCGCACCGCTCGAGGCGCTGGCGTTGCCGGCCGAGCGCGATGGCCACATCGGCCACAACCGGCCGGGGCCTGGCGCGACCCCGCGCACCACGGCGCAGACCGACCTGGCCGCGATCCAGGCCTGGCTCGCGACGTGCGGGCCGGAGGACGGCCAGACCTGGCGCACTTATCGCTGCCACAGCGAACGATTCCTGCTGTGGGCGGTGTTCGCGCGGGGCAAGGCGCTCTCGGACCTGACGGTCGAGGATTGCACGGCGTACCTGGCGTTTCTCGCCGATCCACAGCCGGCAGACCGATGGGTCGGGCCGCGCGGCGTACCACGCTACTCCTATGGCTGGCGCCCGCTGGCGGGGCCGCTCTCCCCACACAGCGTCCGCCAGAGTTACACGGTGCTGCGTGGCATGTTCGGCTGGCTGGTCGAGGCGCAGTACTTGCGCTACAACCCGTTCGCCCTGGTGTCCAAGCCGCGCAGTGCACGCACCAGAATTCAGGTGGCGAGGAGTTTCAGCAAGACCCAGTGGGCGTTCCTGCAGCGCTGTGCGGCGGACCTGCCGGCGGACGATCCAAGGAGCATGCGTCTGCAATTTCTGCTTCGCTTCGCGTATTCCACGGGCCTGCGCATCAGCGAACTGGCGCGTGCCACGGTCGGAGACCTGCGTCACCATGACCTGCAAGACGACCCGCGTGGGAGCTGGGAGTTGGTCTTCACCGGTAAAGGGACCGTTGAGCGCGAGGTGCACGTGTCGCATACCGTCATCGCCGCTTTGCGTCGTTACCTCGCGCAACGCGGATTGAGTGAGGATTTCGGACGCCTGCATCCGGCGACGCCGCTGATTGGCCGGGTCAAGGCCGATGGCCAGGCCGGGGCCCTCTCGGTGCAGCAGATTCACGCGATCTTAAAGCGCTTCTTTACCGAGGCGGCTGCGGCGCTGCAGGAAGACGACCCCGCAAGCGCGGCGCGGCTCGCGAAGGCGTCGGCGCACTTTCTGCGCCACAGCTTCGGCATGCATGCCGTGGCCGTGGGCGTAGGTCTCGACGTCGTGCAATCGCAGTTGGGCCATGCGTCGCTCTCGACCACGTCGGTGTATGTGCGTACCGAAGCCGAACGACGGGCGCAGGAACTGGAGCGGCCGGGGATCTTTTAG
- a CDS encoding TniB family NTP-binding protein, whose amino-acid sequence MTNPEMESLEAEEAFAEKMALVYELPLREKIRHLRGLRIKHRNLEDVANRMLELLCPCNDVSIISLAGVSGVGKSTLVFELVADLLVSADYGFPGGILPLSIPALKGQKTEASVVYDLALDAINEKMKDQKVAYEVIDGRIVMLPKREAKKVSAKQKEMMTALKNRQILALALDEFFHLLRFGDQHATLDSIKSCADDCGPKIIIIGGFEMLEAVDGYAQIQLRGSDLYLARYGAKSGCPDDEKEEEGWHKEEKEAYSEILVGIQNQWPYRERPNLAAHVDHFYTECLGNMRATKKLCAALAQKQDANHGQWDDEYFSDCRLQSAKLARMKAEFEEQEERIRGFDDGWMARDIVVDPPKKFPTSSQRGKEPATSRSQSR is encoded by the coding sequence ATGACAAATCCCGAAATGGAAAGCTTGGAAGCGGAAGAGGCCTTTGCCGAGAAGATGGCTCTCGTGTATGAGCTGCCCTTGCGAGAAAAGATCCGGCACCTCCGCGGACTGCGCATCAAGCACCGTAACCTTGAGGACGTCGCCAATCGCATGCTGGAGCTGCTATGTCCCTGCAATGATGTGTCAATCATTTCCCTGGCGGGGGTCAGCGGCGTCGGGAAGTCAACCCTCGTCTTCGAACTGGTTGCTGACCTGCTTGTCTCGGCAGATTATGGATTTCCCGGGGGGATCCTGCCCTTAAGCATCCCTGCCCTCAAAGGGCAAAAGACAGAAGCCAGTGTGGTCTACGACCTGGCTTTGGACGCCATCAACGAAAAGATGAAGGACCAGAAGGTCGCCTATGAGGTGATAGACGGACGGATCGTGATGCTTCCCAAGCGGGAGGCGAAGAAGGTCAGTGCCAAGCAGAAGGAAATGATGACTGCCCTTAAAAATCGTCAAATTCTCGCGCTGGCCCTTGATGAGTTCTTTCATCTGCTCCGCTTCGGGGATCAGCATGCGACGCTGGATTCCATCAAATCTTGTGCGGACGACTGTGGTCCAAAGATCATCATCATCGGTGGCTTCGAGATGCTCGAGGCAGTCGATGGTTATGCGCAGATCCAGCTACGAGGCTCGGATCTCTATCTCGCCAGGTATGGGGCAAAGTCGGGATGCCCCGATGATGAGAAAGAAGAGGAAGGATGGCACAAAGAAGAAAAGGAGGCGTACAGCGAGATCCTGGTTGGAATCCAGAATCAATGGCCCTATCGGGAACGTCCGAACCTGGCGGCGCACGTGGATCATTTCTATACCGAATGCCTGGGCAACATGAGAGCGACCAAGAAGCTGTGTGCTGCCTTGGCGCAAAAACAAGATGCCAACCACGGTCAATGGGACGACGAATACTTTAGCGATTGCAGGCTCCAATCGGCAAAGCTCGCGCGAATGAAGGCGGAGTTTGAAGAACAAGAGGAGCGCATCCGAGGCTTTGACGACGGGTGGATGGCTCGGGACATCGTGGTCGATCCCCCCAAGAAGTTCCCTACTAGCAGCCAGCGGGGCAAGGAACCTGCCACAAGTCGATCGCAAAGCCGCTGA
- a CDS encoding DEAD/DEAH box helicase: MTISNRPRFPEDSFETPLRQWLRSGAPVLKGVYAPTGSGKTRAASRLVVDAFHQDHVIPIYVAPLKRLIEEFIPEVTQTLQSLGLDIPIYRIYARSDFENDDTLLEEVVPFCTAAKQYFVADRELPFEETDDALVDDPGGPPSTRITPAMRLRRIEGAVFKYRRARDILKLIPSEDVVNEMKSAMSRIWSDLNYVCAAIVEHELLNEHAAGLFQHSKLRPMLLRLVPLNLFDQQPGIFVSTTSKFASKPTVYSVERNKLDIPKIVRGKADSFFGWAAARPERFLLLVDEEEESHQFIMKSLKKELTNKDVDLHRVIYSFFHHFDLSSFSAYAEHDSEAFARKLFDNSGEILRSLDKIQEAIVSNPDLDDQVAAMRGIPCCASFSPSWVRKLIEDFLSKHDVDNRFSRLEEKLRILEAVKRFIQDTIKPWPDRNAVESDFDVYRRLENVFHDKKHILINTGCLGEFRTDMVYLFFNERLEIYEHEILEQIRVAPVLAHNNLELISAASLQENKDVQRQKNSFSLGEFLRFVMLITRVILRTRIQKPLGASLARISDHQWKVLSMYRNKIGGWRIPKDALPELTQEAPDEPLTAEAVFRRAKFALSIVEDSMHRQEYANDMRIMSIAATVLKRTPEDMLDEFLTQKRRRQPELPGNLAYVLSATGGMGGCWGGLLLPYLGARLEEAGGRVIGPTDSEFQFMRAFREYRASKRQTAVKAFDRENCLERIEPGDHFHRVEHQFINELVFEGSHIGRNPYKVDELKYLCALLWRLALGPERSAIAFTQTVGNFRLILDGLSRRGLGVEADERIEGLYTFDPAVFGGPPESIRLLLYTASFGQERHRLGVGESSPVADGEISEDDVDESRLQSLLDEREQKLLVVSSFRSGNRGLNLTPKCKPIRQQDGRHLPSSIKDFDILMLAMSPYYDGLYRVSHQELAHMERLQAMQQRLYLDGRLSDYHLRDLPAVLRDESDDVFYDEYLRKIGREMVQTIGRVERVEDRPARQLILINQELVRELAHFHQVEPDFHRRLSAGNYAVYEHVKEFVRRTRMFATEAEWADYAAREIVAGGDFLRASRRIYRGFRNNANRQAWARIRSPLMFRDPAAYLATLASTPEGLDQKVWQDFVSNLFIPNSLPERYVVKARQVISATPGLSELLGETVCALVEGAYGELAIYADLDHGKGRRFDAAERLVPRALRSCPEFAEVQRKLGLDFDTLYSEWVPRPQFFNDYVKGYFAELVMQEILVRRGGIRQIDPLSHPGAAAIFERFDIFIEGRDVILALDLKNWNRRSDRMLGARTRMEAVPKVQIVAEALRMPLTLRRKTISGAQRVGNLLGKRIIPIYINLCGERPHSDETLEGYPLHFYNLFVAVRDEANLLRYELNADLLSRLASVKREA, translated from the coding sequence ATGACCATATCGAATCGGCCACGATTCCCGGAGGATTCGTTCGAGACGCCGCTGCGTCAGTGGTTACGCAGCGGCGCGCCGGTGCTCAAAGGTGTCTACGCGCCGACTGGGAGTGGGAAGACCCGCGCCGCCAGTCGCCTGGTGGTGGACGCATTTCATCAGGACCATGTCATTCCCATTTATGTGGCCCCGCTTAAGCGCCTGATCGAAGAGTTCATTCCTGAAGTCACGCAGACACTGCAGTCACTGGGTTTGGATATCCCGATTTACCGTATCTATGCCCGTAGCGATTTTGAAAACGATGACACGCTGCTGGAAGAAGTCGTGCCCTTTTGCACGGCCGCGAAGCAGTATTTTGTCGCCGATAGGGAATTGCCCTTCGAAGAGACCGACGACGCGCTGGTGGACGACCCGGGCGGACCACCGTCCACCCGGATTACGCCCGCCATGCGCTTGCGGCGGATCGAAGGAGCGGTATTCAAGTATCGCCGTGCGCGCGACATCCTCAAGCTTATCCCCTCTGAGGATGTGGTGAACGAAATGAAGTCCGCCATGAGCCGCATCTGGAGCGACCTGAATTACGTTTGCGCCGCAATCGTCGAGCACGAATTGCTGAATGAGCATGCTGCCGGACTCTTTCAGCATAGCAAGCTCCGCCCCATGTTGCTCAGGCTTGTTCCCCTGAATTTGTTCGACCAGCAACCAGGCATCTTCGTTTCTACCACCAGCAAATTTGCTAGCAAGCCTACCGTATATTCGGTCGAGCGCAACAAACTCGATATCCCGAAGATTGTACGTGGCAAAGCGGATTCCTTTTTTGGCTGGGCGGCTGCGCGTCCCGAGCGGTTCCTCCTGCTTGTCGACGAAGAGGAGGAGTCCCATCAATTTATCATGAAGTCGCTAAAGAAGGAGTTGACAAACAAGGACGTTGATCTGCACCGTGTCATTTACTCCTTCTTCCACCATTTCGATTTGTCTAGTTTTTCCGCTTATGCCGAACATGACAGCGAAGCATTTGCCAGGAAGCTATTCGACAATTCCGGCGAGATACTGCGTTCGCTGGATAAGATTCAAGAAGCCATTGTCAGCAATCCGGACCTGGACGATCAGGTGGCAGCGATGCGGGGCATACCCTGCTGTGCCAGCTTTAGCCCGTCATGGGTGCGGAAGCTGATAGAAGATTTTCTGAGCAAGCATGACGTCGACAACCGCTTCTCACGTTTGGAGGAGAAGCTCCGTATCCTGGAGGCCGTCAAGAGATTTATCCAGGACACGATCAAGCCGTGGCCGGACCGGAATGCGGTGGAGTCGGACTTCGACGTCTATCGTCGACTGGAGAACGTTTTCCACGACAAAAAGCATATCCTGATCAACACCGGTTGCCTTGGTGAGTTCCGAACGGACATGGTCTATCTGTTCTTTAATGAACGGCTGGAGATCTACGAACACGAAATTCTCGAACAGATTCGCGTCGCTCCGGTGCTTGCGCACAACAATTTGGAACTGATTTCTGCCGCGAGCTTGCAGGAGAACAAGGACGTCCAGCGCCAGAAGAACAGCTTTTCGCTGGGAGAGTTTTTGCGGTTCGTGATGCTGATCACCCGCGTGATCCTGAGAACGAGGATTCAAAAACCCCTCGGTGCTTCCCTGGCGCGCATATCCGATCATCAGTGGAAAGTGCTATCGATGTATCGCAACAAGATTGGCGGATGGCGCATTCCCAAGGACGCGTTGCCGGAGTTGACTCAGGAGGCCCCGGATGAGCCGCTTACGGCCGAGGCCGTCTTTCGGCGCGCCAAGTTCGCCTTGAGCATCGTGGAAGATTCGATGCACCGGCAGGAATACGCGAACGATATGCGCATCATGTCAATCGCGGCGACCGTCCTGAAGCGGACGCCGGAGGATATGTTGGACGAATTCTTGACGCAGAAGCGGCGCAGGCAACCCGAGTTGCCGGGCAACCTGGCCTATGTGCTGTCCGCGACCGGTGGCATGGGTGGCTGCTGGGGCGGTCTCCTGTTGCCTTATTTGGGAGCGCGACTGGAGGAGGCCGGCGGAAGGGTGATAGGGCCGACCGACAGCGAATTCCAGTTCATGCGAGCGTTTCGCGAGTACCGGGCGTCCAAGCGCCAAACTGCGGTGAAGGCATTTGATCGCGAAAACTGTCTGGAGCGGATCGAGCCCGGTGATCATTTCCATCGGGTCGAGCACCAGTTCATCAATGAACTGGTGTTCGAGGGGAGCCATATCGGGCGTAATCCGTACAAGGTCGACGAACTGAAATACCTTTGCGCCTTGTTGTGGCGGCTGGCACTGGGGCCGGAGCGATCGGCCATTGCCTTCACGCAGACCGTAGGGAACTTCCGGCTGATACTGGATGGACTCTCCCGACGGGGTCTGGGGGTAGAGGCGGACGAGCGCATTGAGGGTCTCTACACGTTCGATCCGGCCGTGTTCGGCGGCCCCCCGGAATCTATCAGACTGCTCCTCTATACCGCCTCCTTCGGGCAGGAGCGCCATCGGTTGGGCGTTGGGGAATCATCGCCGGTTGCAGACGGGGAAATTAGTGAGGACGACGTCGACGAGTCCCGGCTCCAGTCGCTGCTCGACGAACGGGAACAGAAGCTGCTCGTGGTCAGCAGCTTCCGCTCCGGCAATCGGGGGTTAAACCTGACACCGAAGTGCAAGCCGATTCGGCAACAGGACGGACGCCATCTCCCGTCGTCGATCAAGGATTTTGACATTCTGATGTTGGCCATGTCGCCGTACTACGATGGCCTCTATCGCGTGTCGCACCAAGAGCTGGCCCATATGGAACGGCTGCAGGCCATGCAGCAGCGCTTGTATCTGGACGGGCGACTGTCCGACTATCATCTGCGGGACTTGCCGGCGGTGCTCAGAGACGAATCGGACGACGTCTTTTACGATGAATACCTTCGGAAGATCGGCCGCGAAATGGTCCAGACGATCGGGCGAGTTGAGCGGGTGGAAGACCGGCCGGCTCGCCAGTTGATCCTGATCAACCAGGAGCTTGTGCGAGAACTCGCACATTTTCATCAGGTCGAGCCTGACTTCCATCGACGCTTGTCAGCGGGAAACTATGCGGTTTACGAGCATGTCAAGGAGTTCGTTCGGCGTACCCGAATGTTTGCGACCGAAGCAGAGTGGGCCGACTACGCTGCCCGTGAAATCGTCGCCGGAGGGGATTTTCTGCGCGCTAGCCGGCGTATCTATCGTGGCTTTCGCAATAATGCCAACCGTCAAGCCTGGGCGCGCATCCGCAGCCCGCTGATGTTTCGCGATCCCGCGGCTTACCTGGCTACGCTTGCTTCGACCCCGGAAGGCCTTGACCAGAAGGTCTGGCAAGACTTTGTCAGCAACCTTTTCATTCCTAACAGCTTGCCCGAACGCTACGTGGTGAAGGCGCGTCAAGTGATCAGCGCCACGCCAGGTCTCTCCGAATTGCTTGGTGAAACCGTGTGCGCTCTGGTTGAGGGAGCATACGGCGAGCTGGCCATCTATGCTGATCTCGATCACGGCAAAGGCCGCCGCTTCGACGCGGCCGAGCGTTTGGTACCACGCGCATTGCGGTCGTGCCCGGAGTTTGCCGAAGTTCAGCGCAAGCTTGGTTTGGATTTTGATACCCTCTACAGTGAATGGGTGCCGCGTCCGCAGTTTTTCAATGATTATGTCAAGGGCTATTTTGCCGAGCTGGTCATGCAGGAAATCCTGGTGCGGCGGGGCGGCATTCGCCAGATCGACCCGTTGAGCCACCCTGGCGCGGCGGCAATCTTCGAGCGCTTTGATATTTTCATCGAGGGACGCGATGTCATTCTCGCCCTCGATTTGAAGAACTGGAACCGCAGGAGCGATCGCATGCTGGGCGCGCGGACTCGCATGGAGGCGGTGCCAAAAGTGCAGATCGTGGCCGAAGCATTGCGGATGCCACTGACCCTGAGACGAAAGACGATTAGCGGCGCCCAACGGGTTGGCAATCTACTCGGGAAGCGGATCATTCCCATTTATATCAATTTGTGTGGGGAACGACCGCACAGCGATGAAACGCTCGAGGGGTATCCCCTCCATTTCTATAATCTTTTCGTGGCCGTCCGTGATGAAGCGAACCTGCTGCGGTACGAACTCAACGCCGATCTGCTAAGCCGGTTGGCGTCCGTCAAGCGGGAAGCGTAA